From a single Anaerolineaceae bacterium oral taxon 439 genomic region:
- a CDS encoding riboflavin biosynthesis protein RibF: MLLASDFDSIRFDASVAAIGAYDGFHIGHRSILVPMIAGARRRKLPTVLVTFSPLPAVFFGRLPVNSRLLLPEEGAEFAAALGLDAMISVPFDRSLADQSADAFLRRLAGAIGMKELRVGEGFSLGKNREGRERVLAGVAGRYGFDLIVHPRLRLPDGEISSTRIRAFLRDGDVSNAKRLLGYPFFIRNTILHGVRLGTKIGIPTLNLRFPDEKIVLANGVYVTRTELDGVRYDSVTAIGVRPTFYDKSDLTIESYLLDASVDGYGKAARIDFHAFIRPEMKFSNSSALVRQVGSDIDFARGYLATLPLDADFSSTANDFPYQVR; the protein is encoded by the coding sequence ATGCTGCTGGCTTCCGATTTTGATTCGATTCGGTTTGACGCTTCGGTCGCGGCGATCGGCGCTTACGACGGTTTTCATATCGGGCACCGTTCGATTCTGGTCCCGATGATCGCGGGCGCGCGAAGGCGGAAGCTCCCGACCGTCCTCGTGACGTTTTCGCCGCTTCCGGCGGTTTTTTTTGGCCGTCTCCCGGTCAATAGTCGTCTCCTGCTTCCGGAAGAGGGGGCTGAATTCGCGGCCGCGTTGGGGCTGGACGCGATGATCTCCGTCCCGTTCGACCGTTCGCTCGCGGACCAATCCGCGGATGCGTTCCTGCGCCGGTTGGCGGGCGCGATTGGGATGAAGGAGCTTCGCGTCGGAGAAGGTTTTTCGCTGGGAAAAAATCGCGAGGGCAGGGAGCGGGTTTTAGCCGGCGTCGCCGGGCGGTATGGGTTCGATTTAATCGTGCATCCGCGTCTCCGGCTTCCTGACGGGGAAATTTCGTCTACGCGGATTCGCGCTTTTCTTCGAGATGGAGACGTTTCGAACGCGAAGCGGCTTCTCGGCTATCCTTTTTTTATCCGGAATACGATCCTGCATGGCGTAAGGCTTGGAACGAAGATCGGTATTCCGACGCTGAACCTGCGCTTTCCGGATGAGAAAATCGTTTTAGCGAATGGGGTCTACGTTACGCGGACCGAGCTGGATGGCGTACGGTATGATTCGGTGACGGCGATCGGCGTGCGTCCGACGTTTTATGATAAGAGCGATCTGACGATCGAGTCGTATTTGCTGGATGCGTCGGTCGACGGGTACGGGAAAGCGGCGCGGATCGATTTCCATGCGTTTATTCGTCCGGAGATGAAGTTTTCGAATAGCAGTGCGCTGGTTCGGCAGGTGGGGTCGGATATTGATTTCGCGCGGGGCTATTTGGCGACGCTGCCGCTGGACGCGGATTTCTCGTCGACGGCGAACGATTTCCCGTACCAGGTCAGATAA
- a CDS encoding tRNA pseudouridine(55) synthase TruB, with amino-acid sequence MTSHDVVQIVRRGTGIRRIGHIGTLDPRASGVLVLLVGPAVRLSEYLITDRKRYEAQFTFGAVSNTYDADGEVVKTGGAPELDEESVSAAMKQFTGEIVQRPPNYSALKIGGKKAYERARAGEVFEIPERRVTIYAFDLVEFNPPDISVEVDCSSGTYIRSLAHELGAALGCGAYLSELRRTKSGHFSLRQAATLEELKAAFENGDWYQYLIPAIDSLADFTEIQLDLELERDIRCGRAIQAEAAINMDSAFAKAVSLQGELVAVLQYDAEAALWKPKKVLIS; translated from the coding sequence ATGACTTCGCATGACGTCGTACAGATCGTTCGGCGCGGAACGGGAATCCGTCGGATTGGTCATATTGGAACGTTGGATCCACGCGCGTCCGGCGTTCTGGTCCTGTTGGTCGGGCCGGCGGTCCGGCTCAGCGAATACCTGATTACCGATCGAAAACGCTACGAGGCGCAGTTTACTTTCGGCGCGGTCTCGAATACGTATGACGCGGACGGCGAGGTTGTCAAGACTGGTGGCGCGCCGGAGCTGGACGAGGAAAGCGTTTCAGCGGCGATGAAGCAATTTACCGGCGAAATTGTCCAGCGCCCGCCGAATTATTCTGCGTTGAAAATCGGCGGGAAAAAGGCGTACGAGCGTGCGCGCGCCGGCGAAGTTTTCGAGATTCCGGAGCGGCGCGTTACGATTTACGCTTTCGACCTGGTTGAGTTTAATCCGCCGGATATTTCCGTCGAGGTCGACTGTTCATCGGGGACGTATATCCGATCGTTAGCGCATGAGCTCGGGGCGGCGTTGGGCTGCGGCGCGTATTTGAGCGAGCTTCGGCGTACGAAAAGCGGTCATTTTTCGCTTCGCCAGGCTGCGACGTTGGAGGAGCTGAAGGCCGCGTTCGAGAATGGGGACTGGTACCAGTACCTGATCCCGGCGATCGACTCGTTGGCGGATTTTACGGAGATCCAGCTTGATCTTGAGTTGGAACGCGATATCCGCTGCGGGAGGGCGATTCAGGCGGAAGCCGCGATCAACATGGATTCGGCGTTCGCGAAAGCGGTCTCGCTTCAGGGCGAGCTGGTCGCCGTTCTTCAGTATGACGCTGAGGCGGCGCTCTGGAAGCCGAAAAAGGTGCTTATTTCGTAA
- a CDS encoding ribosome-binding factor A — MPSAIRIRKIEDRIRDELAEMFLYEIEDPRLSGVMVTGVKVDRELEYASIYVSAVEGMERSVEVLAALTSAAGYIRRGLAQSVDLRQFPRLRFYWDPTPENAARMEELFHALERERIEKGLDGGTDAGSPDEGTAGGNG, encoded by the coding sequence ATGCCTTCAGCTATCAGAATACGAAAGATCGAGGATCGGATCCGCGACGAGCTGGCGGAGATGTTCCTGTACGAAATTGAAGATCCGCGCCTGTCCGGCGTGATGGTGACCGGCGTTAAGGTGGACCGCGAGTTGGAATATGCGTCGATTTACGTTTCGGCGGTTGAGGGGATGGAGCGGAGCGTCGAGGTTCTCGCCGCGCTGACGTCCGCGGCGGGGTATATTCGGCGCGGGCTGGCGCAGTCGGTCGATCTGCGCCAGTTTCCGAGGCTGCGCTTCTATTGGGACCCGACGCCCGAAAACGCAGCGCGGATGGAAGAATTGTTCCATGCGCTCGAACGGGAGCGGATCGAAAAGGGTCTCGATGGTGGAACTGACGCGGGCTCGCCGGACGAAGGAACCGCCGGCGGAAACGGTTAG
- a CDS encoding translation initiation factor IF-2 codes for MTKELKKIKIPYSISVRDLASLLQANSIQVMKILMMNGVMANINQTIDFDTAAIVANDLGFEAVPPTVEAETREENVGDIPLWRQLINREDPKSLIQRPPVVTILGHVDHGKTSLLDAIRHTDVAVGEAGGITQHIGAYQIETKKKLITFLDTPGHAAFSAMRARGAQGADIVILVVAANDGVMPQTKEAIAHAKAAQVPIIVALNKIDRSDANPDLVRKQLSEQGLVPDEWDGDTLVVPVSAKQKQGIDDLLEAILVTAEDMNIFANPKGKVFGTVIEASVDPKKGVMATLLVQNGTLKMGDVVLAGRSMGRIKAMFDYRGKKLQKAGPSTPVQVMGLTEVPAAGDVFQTYASEKEARAVIAQAKADAALAPNQPKATLEELFARFRAGEAKELCLVIKTDVHGSLEPIVSSLEELNKEGEIKINILHSEAGNISENDIMLAAASHGIVLGFNVQADPATRKRAETEGVSVRIYNVIYRLMEDVEKAVKGMLEPEFVETMVGRAEVLMTFNISKVGTIAGSRVREGEMRRGAKAHVIREGEKVFTGEITSLRHEKDDVKEVKSGLDCGIGIKGFEDFKPGDLIEAFTLNRFGS; via the coding sequence ATGACAAAAGAATTGAAGAAAATTAAGATCCCTTACAGTATCTCGGTTCGTGATTTGGCTTCCTTGCTTCAGGCGAACAGTATTCAGGTGATGAAGATCCTGATGATGAACGGCGTGATGGCGAATATCAATCAGACGATTGATTTCGATACGGCGGCGATTGTTGCTAACGATTTGGGCTTTGAGGCGGTTCCGCCGACGGTCGAAGCGGAAACGAGAGAAGAAAACGTCGGAGATATTCCGCTCTGGCGGCAGTTGATCAACCGGGAGGATCCAAAATCATTGATCCAACGTCCGCCGGTCGTGACGATCCTGGGACATGTCGACCATGGCAAGACGTCGCTCCTGGACGCAATTCGCCATACCGACGTCGCGGTCGGCGAAGCGGGCGGAATTACGCAGCATATCGGCGCGTATCAGATCGAAACGAAGAAAAAGCTGATCACGTTCCTGGATACCCCGGGCCACGCCGCGTTCAGCGCGATGCGCGCGCGCGGAGCGCAGGGAGCGGATATTGTCATTCTGGTGGTTGCGGCGAACGACGGCGTCATGCCGCAGACAAAGGAAGCGATTGCGCATGCGAAAGCGGCGCAGGTCCCGATCATCGTCGCGCTGAATAAGATCGACCGTTCGGACGCGAACCCGGATCTGGTCAGGAAACAGCTTTCCGAGCAGGGGTTGGTTCCTGACGAATGGGACGGGGATACGCTCGTCGTTCCGGTTTCCGCGAAACAGAAGCAGGGGATCGACGATCTTTTGGAAGCGATTCTGGTGACGGCGGAAGACATGAATATTTTCGCCAACCCGAAAGGAAAGGTTTTCGGGACGGTTATCGAAGCGTCCGTCGATCCGAAGAAGGGCGTCATGGCGACGCTCCTGGTTCAGAACGGGACGTTAAAAATGGGCGATGTCGTTCTCGCGGGGCGATCGATGGGCCGGATCAAGGCCATGTTCGATTATCGCGGGAAAAAGCTTCAGAAAGCCGGTCCGTCGACCCCGGTTCAGGTCATGGGCCTGACGGAAGTTCCGGCCGCCGGCGACGTTTTCCAGACGTACGCGTCGGAGAAGGAAGCCCGCGCCGTGATCGCGCAGGCGAAAGCCGACGCCGCGTTGGCGCCGAATCAGCCGAAAGCGACGCTTGAAGAGCTGTTTGCCCGTTTCCGGGCGGGCGAGGCGAAGGAGCTCTGTCTCGTGATCAAGACGGACGTCCATGGTTCGCTGGAGCCGATTGTCAGTTCTCTTGAAGAGCTGAATAAAGAAGGCGAGATTAAGATCAATATTCTGCATTCCGAAGCCGGAAATATCAGCGAGAACGATATCATGCTGGCCGCCGCGTCGCATGGGATCGTTCTGGGTTTCAACGTTCAGGCAGACCCGGCGACCCGGAAGCGCGCCGAAACCGAAGGTGTTTCGGTCCGAATTTACAACGTTATTTACCGCCTGATGGAAGATGTCGAAAAGGCGGTTAAAGGAATGCTTGAGCCGGAATTTGTCGAGACGATGGTCGGTCGGGCGGAGGTCCTGATGACGTTCAATATTTCGAAGGTCGGGACGATCGCTGGTTCACGGGTCAGGGAAGGCGAGATGCGCCGCGGAGCGAAGGCGCATGTTATCCGCGAAGGCGAGAAGGTTTTTACCGGCGAAATTACGTCGCTGCGGCATGAGAAGGACGACGTTAAAGAAGTGAAGAGCGGGTTAGACTGCGGGATTGGGATAAAAGGCTTTGAGGATTTCAAGCCGGGCGACCTGATCGAGGCGTTTACGCTGAACCGGTTCGGTTCCTGA
- a CDS encoding transcription termination factor NusA, producing the protein MKTDFFLAFNEMVEEKQLSREVVTKALESAMVSAYRKAVTASAAQHVEAVLNLEEGKFQIYAEKEVVDSVVDDRTEVSLETARQFNPAAEYGDLVIVESTPEDFGRIAAQTARQVIQQRLRDAERAEQIGYYEKKVGEIVSGVVQSINRDGYTIGLDKKAEGTLLKKDVIRDEERSIQLHKHIRAIITEVKDSPRGPLILLSRVDRKFLYRLLEIDVPEIFHGIVEVRSIAREPGARAKIAVSATQAGIDPVGACVGMQGKRIQPIVKELCGEKIDVIEWNPDPALFIAKAISPAKVIGVYLSGGRNTTVVVPDDQLSLAIGKDGQNARLAAKLTNWRIDIKSVSEAAADILAAYDAQEDYTIPDPEQDKRVVMLAWDSYFVEGKETPDEIRAILQKKSDGHPLNFEEDEKLNRFVDRVEKAKTAGFNESTVRETVRKLYQSGKPSDELMALPVSEVGLPNFVVSVLRYNGFKTVEDLYKSVKADPEEIFKLQGTTPSVMDDIASLVRLVEDRRNAEANPAPVQEEAAEPEAPAADSEREADEPAPAAESGEAAEDLAAETTVTAPASESAAESEPEEDVSFDDLFKLIPVASEIDYSEDFGEVSGDSDRKKKKKGRRKNTEIEYDPDSDSTVVRKKHRRGDEDWGW; encoded by the coding sequence ATGAAGACTGATTTTTTTCTGGCGTTCAACGAGATGGTTGAAGAAAAACAGCTTTCGCGTGAAGTTGTCACCAAAGCGTTGGAATCGGCGATGGTATCGGCGTATCGGAAAGCGGTTACCGCTTCCGCGGCGCAGCACGTCGAGGCGGTCTTGAATCTCGAAGAGGGTAAGTTTCAGATCTACGCTGAAAAAGAAGTCGTAGATTCCGTCGTCGACGATCGGACCGAAGTTTCGCTGGAGACGGCGCGTCAATTTAATCCGGCCGCTGAATACGGGGATCTCGTGATCGTCGAAAGCACGCCGGAGGATTTCGGGCGCATCGCGGCGCAGACCGCGCGCCAGGTCATCCAGCAGCGGCTCCGCGACGCGGAGCGCGCCGAGCAGATCGGCTACTATGAAAAGAAGGTCGGCGAGATCGTTTCCGGCGTCGTTCAGTCGATCAATCGGGACGGATACACGATTGGTCTGGATAAAAAAGCCGAAGGGACGCTGCTGAAAAAGGACGTTATCCGCGACGAAGAACGGTCGATTCAGCTTCATAAGCATATCCGCGCGATCATTACCGAAGTCAAGGATTCTCCGCGCGGTCCGCTGATTCTCCTGTCGCGCGTCGATCGGAAATTCCTTTACCGGCTCCTCGAGATCGACGTTCCGGAAATTTTTCATGGCATCGTCGAAGTTCGTTCGATCGCGCGCGAACCGGGGGCCCGCGCTAAAATCGCGGTTTCTGCGACGCAGGCCGGGATCGACCCGGTCGGCGCCTGCGTCGGAATGCAGGGGAAGCGGATTCAGCCGATCGTTAAGGAGCTCTGTGGTGAGAAAATTGACGTGATCGAATGGAACCCCGATCCGGCGCTGTTTATCGCGAAGGCGATTTCTCCGGCGAAGGTGATCGGGGTCTACCTGAGCGGCGGACGGAACACGACTGTCGTCGTTCCGGATGACCAGCTGTCGCTGGCGATCGGGAAAGACGGCCAGAACGCCCGTCTGGCGGCGAAATTGACAAATTGGCGGATCGATATCAAGAGCGTCAGCGAGGCTGCGGCCGATATCTTAGCGGCTTACGACGCGCAGGAGGATTATACGATTCCCGATCCGGAACAGGATAAGCGCGTCGTCATGCTTGCCTGGGATTCATATTTCGTCGAGGGAAAAGAGACGCCGGACGAAATCCGCGCAATACTCCAGAAGAAATCCGACGGGCATCCGCTGAACTTTGAAGAGGATGAGAAGCTGAACCGCTTTGTCGATCGCGTTGAAAAGGCGAAAACGGCGGGCTTTAACGAAAGTACGGTCCGCGAGACGGTGCGGAAGCTGTACCAGTCCGGGAAGCCGTCCGACGAGCTGATGGCGCTGCCGGTCAGCGAGGTCGGGCTGCCGAACTTTGTCGTTTCGGTTCTACGGTACAATGGGTTTAAGACGGTCGAGGATTTATATAAGAGCGTCAAGGCCGACCCGGAAGAGATTTTCAAGCTTCAGGGTACGACGCCGAGCGTTATGGACGATATCGCGTCGCTGGTCCGGCTGGTTGAGGATCGGCGAAACGCGGAGGCCAACCCGGCCCCGGTGCAGGAAGAAGCGGCCGAGCCGGAGGCTCCGGCGGCGGATTCGGAACGCGAGGCCGACGAGCCGGCCCCGGCCGCGGAAAGCGGCGAGGCGGCTGAGGATTTGGCCGCGGAAACGACGGTTACGGCTCCTGCGTCCGAAAGCGCGGCGGAGAGCGAACCGGAAGAAGACGTTTCGTTCGACGACTTGTTCAAGCTGATCCCGGTTGCGTCCGAGATCGATTATTCGGAAGACTTCGGCGAGGTGTCCGGCGATTCGGACCGTAAAAAGAAGAAGAAGGGCCGGAGGAAGAATACCGAGATCGAGTATGACCCCGACAGCGATTCAACCGTCGTCCGCAAGAAACACCGCCGCGGGGACGAGGACTGGGGCTGGTAG
- a CDS encoding 16S rRNA (cytosine(1402)-N(4))-methyltransferase produces MITLTPHYSVMLPEVLSALSLSGASRCLDGTLGAGGHTEAILQQTAPNGTVAAFELDPNAIAIARERLAPFAGRLTIYHASYADAVDYLEPESLDGALLDLGVSSMQLDNAERGFSFLKDGPLDMRFDPDGGRISAAELIASASEEELSDIIWKYGEERASRRIAAEIVRERKTSAFVTTTQLAECVARVLPRNPKSGRHPATTVFQALRIAVNGELDTVESALPRIAGLLKPGGRFVVLTFHSLEDRIVKNYFRRESADCLCPPEQLVCSCGHRASLKRVRIGTFQPGKSELSENVRSRSAKLRVAEKLPREDA; encoded by the coding sequence ATGATAACCCTCACGCCGCACTATTCCGTCATGCTCCCCGAAGTCCTCAGCGCGCTATCGCTGAGCGGAGCTTCGCGCTGCCTGGACGGAACGCTCGGCGCCGGCGGGCATACCGAAGCGATCCTTCAGCAGACCGCTCCGAACGGAACCGTCGCCGCTTTCGAGCTCGACCCGAACGCGATCGCGATCGCCAGGGAACGCCTCGCCCCGTTCGCCGGACGGCTGACAATCTATCACGCGTCCTACGCCGACGCGGTGGATTACCTCGAACCGGAAAGCCTCGACGGCGCGCTCCTCGATTTAGGCGTTTCTTCGATGCAGCTCGACAACGCGGAGCGCGGGTTCTCCTTCCTGAAAGACGGGCCGCTCGACATGCGTTTCGATCCCGACGGCGGAAGAATCAGCGCCGCCGAGTTGATCGCGTCCGCCAGCGAGGAAGAGCTCAGCGATATCATCTGGAAATATGGCGAGGAACGAGCCTCGCGCCGAATCGCCGCCGAGATCGTCCGCGAACGGAAAACGTCCGCATTCGTCACGACGACGCAGTTAGCAGAGTGCGTCGCGCGCGTTTTACCCCGCAATCCCAAAAGCGGGCGTCATCCGGCGACGACCGTCTTTCAGGCGCTCCGGATCGCGGTCAACGGCGAACTCGATACCGTCGAGAGCGCGCTTCCGCGGATCGCCGGCCTCCTGAAACCCGGCGGACGATTCGTCGTACTGACGTTTCATTCCCTCGAAGACCGGATCGTAAAAAACTATTTCCGCCGCGAAAGCGCGGACTGCCTCTGTCCTCCGGAACAGCTGGTTTGCAGCTGCGGTCACCGCGCGTCGCTGAAACGCGTCCGTATCGGAACGTTCCAGCCCGGGAAAAGCGAACTTTCCGAAAACGTCCGGAGCCGGAGCGCGAAGCTCCGCGTCGCCGAGAAGCTCCCGAGGGAGGACGCATGA